tacattaatatatttctTGGTCAATGTTGTTATTTATTGATTCAAACAAtccttttttcacatttaatttctaAGGTACAATGAAAGGTGGCTTAGCCAGCAATGAACTGATTGGCTAACATGCAGCCTCTCAGTGACTTTAAAAGTTGTAAGGTAGATTTGAGACCTACATGGGCCCAGATCTGTCCCTTTTTGAGGGGCAGAGGAAAGTACAATCAGGATGCAGAATGACATGAATAAGCTTGTATGTGAAAACTTTTTCATCTGATCAAGAAATCCTAATAGTGGTTATCCCCTGAGTTAGGGCATTTCCCCTGTGTATGTGGTTAGGATAGGGTTGGCACTTTCCTAATTGAGTATTGTAATGAAGATGAAGTAGTTGAGGATATAGATGAATTAAAGCTATGAAGAGTTAAGTCTGAACATGTTGATGCATCAGCAGAAATTGTTGGAAAACTCCTTAGACCCATCTATCTGCCTGAGTTACTGGGTTTTTAATGGGAATTCAACACATGTATTCTCAGATATAAAAGGACTCTCAAATCTGTGGAGAATATAGATGTCCTCGTCTGTATCAAAACTGTCTGTTTTCCCCTTGAGTGAAAGCAAGGGCTTGTATTTTAAGTGGTCTTTCTGACATGAACTACCAAATCCTTCCCAACACAATTGTCCTGAGACCTGGAACTTGTGacttgtggggggaggggggaaatgtTCTGCTTCCTTGACCAAATTCATTCCCATTGTGCAAATACTGTGACATGTAGGGGATGGATGTATGATTTgtatacaaagatgaaaagagaaacacattCCAGCCTCCAAGAACGTACCAGTGAGGCAGATGGGTACCAAACATGAACAGTAAATACGTGGTCTTAGGATACTTAAAGATGTCAAATATCTTCTTGTTTTACAGATTTTATGGAAAGAACTCTTCTTATGTCCATGGGGGATTGGATTCAAATGGAAAGCCAGCAGATGCGGTCTATGGACAGAAAGTAAGCATAACAAGCTTTATGTAAGCTGTTAAGTAACTAGAACATAACCCATAAAATTGAAGTGGATACATGCTTAATAGAGTTATTGATATTTGAAGATCAAATCTATTTGAAGAAGATCAACTTCTATTTGGAAATTTAGGTATTCAGTAACTATTTGATTTATATGATAGTCATTGAAGAGcttatattgtcatttttgttcattttgtatgatatattttgaagtttttttgttAGGAGATAATTGGTTTTAGTATGAGGATCACCTGTTGTAAACATTTTTAGGTATATTAATTCAGgacagtaattttaaaagtctcaAGGTGGTCACTGGGAATGTAGTGTACAAATTACAGTGGGGTCCGTGTAGTTTGTAATTTGAATATGTGTAGGTAAATTCTCTATGTTTGCTGTGTTAGAAAGTTAGTTGTTCTTGAGGGCTGTGTAAATTTTGAGTCCTTACCTCTTGTCTTAATTCCTTAGGAAATCCATAGGAAAGTGATGTCACAAAACTTCACCAATTGCCACACTAAGATCCGCCACGTCGATGCTCATGCCACTCTGAATGATGGCGTGGTGGTCCAGGTGATGGGCTTGCTCTCTAATAACAACCAGGCTTTGAGGAGATTCATGCAGACTTTTGTCCTTGCTCCTGAGGTATGAACAAAGAAACAATGAACGGTTTGAAACtgtaaatttacagaaaagttgcaataATAGTACTGTAGTAATTCCTACATATATCTGACCTAGAGCCACTGTCAACATTTGCCCGcttgtttataattctttttctactTACCTGTCATTTTTAATTCTAAACCTTTTGAGAAGTTGGAGATATGATACCTAGTTATCCTCAGATACTCAAGTGAGCATTTCCTAAGAGTAAGGAACTGCCTTCCATACCATAGTATAGTTACCAGGTTCAGGAAGTATTGATACAATACCATTATCCATCTGCAGTCCATATTTAAATTTTGGTAGTTGTCCCAATAATAAtctttatagtaatttttttcctcttgtgcgAGATTCAGTCTAGGCTTACATGTTGTTCATAGCTGTGTTTTCTATTGAAGCTCCTTTAATCTGCTTTAACTCATTAATCTTGGTTTTCAAGGTGTTCACATGTTTAAAGAGGACACAAGTTTCTGTGTAGAATGGCTCAGTTTGAATTATCTGATACTTCCTTGTGGTTAGGTTTAGGTTATGTCTTTTGTACCTCATATTAGGCTCTTGATGTCATTTAGTCTATTAGTATTTTTACTTTCCTCATTAATAAGTAAATTGTGGGTCAGTCTTTGAGACTGTGCACATACTCTGTTCTTCATCACGCTTGTAGGCACTCTTTAGCATTCACTGATACTTGCCAGAATCAGCTGCTACTTTGATGGTTCTTTCATTCTATATTTATTAGTTGGCATTCTTTGTAAAGaactttgccttttcttctatCTGTCATGGggtctttgtttatttaatggatttAATGAATTACTAACTTTATATAGATGTCTCACATGTCCCAGATCTGCTAAGTGTGAGCTCCTTTGAGCTGGTttctggtttttttggttttggttttttgtttgatttttttcgcATGGAGAGGGTGAGAGGTGGGGAGCACTTTGTGGCACAAAATGCATCAGGCTCATCTTACactctctgctcctgccccaaCCCAAGGTCTGGGGTCAGCTGTTTCTTCAAGGAGCCCTGTTTTTTTAGTTATTATGTTTACCATGAAAGGGCAGAAGGTTTATGTTGCTCAGTTGCATTTGTACTGTCTTCCTGGCTTGTCTAGACTGAACACAGTCAGGAAGCCTGTCTGCATGAGGACAAGGAAGGGGCTCCATGAGGACTTACTGATTCAGTGTTTTCTCCAGCATTACCCTTAAGATAATTTTCTGTTGAAGGATAGTAAGTGTAAAACCTCTATCACTTTACTGTTTGAATATAAAATAACTCAACTGTCAGTGTGAAAAATTACACGAAGTCATTTTAGTCAAGATTTTTAGAGGAAGACTTAGATTATCTGTAGTGTTAAAATTGTTGATGAACTTCTAAATATTCAAGTAATCATGGGATAATTGCTAAGTTTACTTgtagttctttttcctttaaagaggAAGATTCTAACATTACCTTAGTATAATACATTGTCACATAAACTGTCTCAGTTCTCAAAACTCTAAGGTATAAGTTGGTGTCTCATTCTATAGATGAAGAAAGTGCCTTAGAAATTGAATATCTGGTAAATGACATAGTTGGATTTAGATTTAGGTGTGTCTTGCACCTCCCATAGACAAACCTTTTCAGCTACACCACCCGTGATTGCTTGTGTCAGTATTGGATACAGATTTAGGGAATTTTTGAATTTCTGCTGCAGTTGGTAATACGTATTTATTGTTGAAGAAATTATTCGAAGTGTGGGCTGTGGCATCTTAAATATTTAGAGCTTTATCAACTTTTAGATATTTATCCGGTGGTATTTTAAGCACTCTACTTGAATGTAGTTTTTAACAGCCTTAGTAGAGCCGAGTTTTTTCAGCATTGGCCCTGTtaacattttgggctggataatttttTGTGGTGGAGGTTGTCCTGTGCAATGtaggatgtttatagcagcatccctgccctctaCTCAGTAGTTGTCAGTTGTACTCCCGATGGGaaacctaaaattaaaatgtcttcagaTATTGCCACATGTCTCCTGGACTGGGCAATACTGCCTTCACTTGGGAACCATGGTGTAGGGtgatttggctttttaaaagtctgcCGAATAAATGAAACCGTTTTGTTGGCATTACAGGGCTCTGTTGCAAATAAGTTCTATGTTCACAATGATATCTTCAGATACCAAGATGAGGTCTTTGGTGGCTTTGTCACTGAGCCTCAGGAGggtaagtaacttgtctaaatttttttttttgatggccTCAGGTTGACCTGAAGAGTATAGGTTTCTTGATTTTCAtaattctctctgtttttcattaGTAACTTCTGATTGTCAAGACATAGGAAGGCTTTGAGATTTTTTAACCTACCTGAAGCTAACAGGTTAGCCTGGTTCACTGATACTGGTAGAAGACATAAAACTCCTAAGTCAGAAGTAGACAGGTTGTACTCACAGCAACAATAGTAACATTTTTTTGCCAGTTTCCATGGGACACTGAAGAAGTTACATGATACTTGCTTGCATTGCAATGTGGGGTGTATTACAAGGATAGAACTGTaagttaaagaaatggaaatattgtGATGGCCAGCAGCCATGCCTGCCTTTTGTTCTGGAGGGAGACACTTCTTGAGGCTGTTTGCTGTGTAAATGTTCTTAAAAGATAGTCTAGAACAAAGGGTAGCCATTGCCTCAGCTGTAAGCTGTGCAGAAACACAAGAGACCCATGGAGAGATGTCTCTAAACATTTAAGAGTAATTAGCGTTTTAGTGTTTTCCGTATGGCTGGGACAAGACTGAGTGCTTTCTGTTTATTGTGTTAATACAGCAGCTTTACGGATAAGTACTTTAGGTACTGTTGTTCCCATTTAATAAATTAGGGCTTTGAGATGCACAGAATTTGCTAATGTAATATAGCTAGTTAGGTGGTAGAGCTGGGTTACTGGCATTGTGACCTCAGACTATGTTTTTAACCCAAACACTACAGTAGCTTTATTTCTGTCCTTAAAACCCATGTCACAATTTTACCCAATTGACctgttctctttacttttttatgtatgtgtacTTTTCCTATTTCATTGCCTTTTTGATAGTGATGAGCGTTGTGAGAGTATGTTTGTAAATAAGTAAGTACACAtcactttaaatttcttttctcatttagaaTCTGAAGAAGAAGTGGAAGAACCTGAAGAAAGACAGCAGACACCTGAGGTGGTCCCTGATGATTCTGGAACTTTCTATGATCAAACTGTCAGGTGAGGAAAACTTTGTTCCTTTGTCCAGAGCTGCCTGAGAATTCAGGTTGTTTAGTCTTTGTCTTTGTTGGAGGGCAGCCATAATGCTCAGAAGTCtcagaaaataatgataatttccCAGAAGAAAGATTTGGCTTTTGGTCTCTGAGctaacataaatatataacttGTTTAATGTAGATTGTACTCTGAGGACTACTTAAATAGTATCCAGCAGTCACTTTGTGGTTTAGTTTTTTTCTTGGCCATAAGTGGAAAAATAGATTTAGGATTTATCAAGTTTTTAACATACCAAGGCATTGCATTAAGTGCTTTGGGAGGACTATAACGTGCACAAGGATTTAGGCAGAAACAGGCAGAAATTCAGACATGAGTTAAATagcaataaagaattttatttattagcCCAGAAAACAAATGTGTGACTGTGTATGTTaaggtgtttttttccttttttttttttttaatctgtaaccGGAACAGAAATGTTTGGTAGtaatgaaatgaattatttacTTGGTGCCCAGTGTGAATATTAGTATTCAGTGCTTAAAGGATACGTTCAGATGTTTCTCAAGTTGTGGTGTTGGACTGAATACATTACTCACGTGGGTTGCTCCTTGAAAATGAAGATTTGTTGTCCTACCACAAACCTACCACATTAGAATTTCAGAGGGGAATACACTTACAGCTTTAACAGACATTTCCTGTGACTTATGTGGAAGTTTAAGAACTGTTCTGAATCATCActgatgtctttttttctccaaaattctgTGTATGTTTATTGTGAGAGATTGTTTTGGTAGTGAAAACcccgtaacataaaatttaccttaaccatttttaagtgtactttaTAGTAGTGTTAAGTATTTGCACACGATTGTGCAACAGATCACTAGAACttatcatcttgcaaaactgaaactgtacctattaaacaactCCCCTTTTCCCGCCTCCCCACAGCCTATTAGAATTTTGTTATATGTCGTAGGTAAATTGTAATAGTTTGGGGATTCTAACGGAGAAACACGGGTTTGGTTCATTTTGATCTGTTTGATGTATTTGCTTAATCAGAATTTAGCAAGTCTGACTGCAGGTAAGATTGCTCATTGAGGGTTTTTCTAATAAGTTATCTTGTTTTAATACTCAGATATGGAATTCTTAgatcttttttggtgggggaggggctaaTTTTAGGTTCAGATCTCTATAGTTAAATACTTGTGAATTTCTTGCTTAATCAATGGAGGCAGAAtgatatttctcaaattttactgTGACAGCAATGACTTAGAAGAACATTTAGAAGAACCTGTTGCTGAACCAGAGCCTGATCCTGAACCAGAACCGGAACAGGAACCTGTTTCTGAAGTCCAAGAGGAAAAGTCTGAGCCAGTGTTGGAAGAAAGTCCTCCTGAGGAGGCTCAGAAGAGCTCTTCTCCAGCACCTGCAGACGCAGCCCAGACCGTGCAGGAGGACTTGAGAGTATGCAGTGTGTCTTCATTCTTATTCTATTccagtctatttttaaaaatctcttttgttGTTGACTTTTGTAGGTGCATTTTCATGTTGGTTGTTGAGGGAAATTTCTTACATACTGACCATGCCTCAGAAAGAAGTAAGATACATATTGCTTTATCaaatcaaaagtaatttttttccctcttgtaagGAAGCTTTGAATACTTTTTAGACCAGTAATTTCAGGTGCTGTTTTATCACCATATCAACAAACCCctcatctttttaatatttcctcttaGAAGTTGCAAATTATTATGTGCTTGTTATAAGAAACAAgtgactgtgtttttaaaaaataacatggtacaacagatttttttcatgCTCTTTTCTGTAAAATCCAATTGAGGATAACTTAATAGTAGAAGTGGAAACATTGTTGAAATATAACTACTTTCCAAATTAGAATCCATGATTTCAAAAGTTTGAAGCTTTTCAGTGACTCTCCCTGAATCACATCAGGATGATGTCACCTGTACTCACAGAACCTTTTACATTTGATACTCCATGAAGGAATGTTTTAGTGCCGTATTTAAGGGACCAGGGTTCTTCTAATGCCTTTTATCCTGACGGTTAATTCACTTGCCATCGTTCTAAGTAGAGGAACTGTTGGTAAAGTAAATAGGGTTCTTGGTCTCTGGAAGCTTTCATAGGtgagcaggaaagagaaatagtGAATTGACCTCAGCTTGCAAGTGGAAAGGTAAATTGTCTGGATTGAGATTCTATGACAGGTTAGGTGGCTTAATTATAGTATTCCTGGAGAGAGGTAATGATATCTTGGATTAAAGTCCTGGCATTGGAGATGGAGATAAGATAATTAAGAAGTAAATAACAGAATTTGGTGGTTTTGATATGGCTTGAAAACATATTCTAGATAATTCTAAAGTTGGTGTAATTGGGTCAGTGTTTATGCTATATAGAGTTCAAGAGAATCAGAGgttttggaaagagaaattttCTTTGATTCACAAACTTGAAATTGAGTGGAGTATAAGTAGCTTCTTAGACCGTCAGCTGTATTTTGCTGATACTTGATAACTAGTCTTAAGGGGTATTTGTACTAAATTTgaaagtggggaggaaggaatgtCAAGTTACTTAAAAATTCCATCTTGCCtatgaaaatatgtgtatattatgtACAAGAAATCAAAAGCTAATAGCTTTCATGTTGTTTTGATAATGATATAATCAGCTAATATTGTTGTGGTTCCCTTAGACCTTTTCTTGGGCATCTGTGACCAGTAAGAACCTTCCACCCAGTGGAGCTGTCCCAGTTACTGGGATACCACCTCATGTTGTTAAAGTCCCGGCTTCACAGGTGAGTTTCTGATTAAGCTCATATTAGGCAAATTTACTTGTATTTTCATGTAACGTGGTTTCAGTTATTTAGTGAAGGGTACAAggtggcttttatttatttttttttgtgaCAGAATTGTCATTTTCTAGTGTAAGCATTACTGTTAGCTAGGAaacttcacaagaaaaaaactaaacttgCTTTGCTTTTACACAAAAGttaatgtataaattttttaGCCTCGTCCGGAGTCTAAGCCTGAGTCTCAGATTCCACCGCAGAGGCCTCAGAGGGATCAACGAGTTCGAGAACAGAGAATAAATGTTCCTCCCCAGAGGGGACCTAGACCAGGTGAGAGCTAAGAAGGATGGCTTCTCTAGTTTGGGGATGTTGAGGGTGAGAGCTTGTTGGAGGACAGTTGATATTTGTGTACttagattaaaaaatgtatatatgtgtctatatagTGGAACTGATGTAATTATCTGTATTGAGCATTAGAGAAAAAAGTATTGAATGGAGCAGTTACTGAGAGGTGTCTTGTTTCTCTTCCAATTCattgctgtttttgtttcctcttcagtCCGTGAGGCTGGTGAGCAAGGTGATGCTGAACCGCGAAGAATCGTGAGACACCCTGACAGTCACCAGCTCTTCATTGGCAACCTGCCTCATGAGGTGGACAAATCAGagcttaaagatttttttcaaagtaggtTATTGAGTTTTAAATGCTAAATTCATCTAATACAGAGCTGTCCAGTAGAAGTAGAAAATGAGCCACATaggtaattttaagttttctagtgACATtcttaaaaggtaaaaagaaactgaataatctaatattttatttaatctcgTGTATCTAAAACATCTCAACTTCTGGAAGCATGAGCTTTGTTGCCTGTGGCTGTGCTGAGTCTGAAGTCCGGGGTGAATTTTGTACCTGGGGCGCATCTTACTTTGGATTAGCCGCATTCAGGTTCTCTGTAGCCGCATGGGACTGACTGGTGGCTGTCATTTTGGACAGTGTGCATGTAACGTTTAGATGGAATGTTCTGAGTTATTTGAGAATTGTGTTTCACTTGCAGATTATGGGAATGTGGTGGAGCTGCGCATTAACAGCGGCGGGAAGTTGCCCAATTTTGGGTTTGTTGTGTTTGATGACTCGGAGCCTGTTCAGAAGGTCCTTAGCAACAGGGTAAGCAGCTTTTCATcttgattttgttaaaaataagaatgtatcTTTGCTCTTTTAATgtattcattcttaaaaattaaaattatgtcttatatatataaagtgcaaTTTATTCCAGCATGTTGGGGTAATATTTCCCATCACTGcctgggaatttaaaaaaacaaaactgctgtCTTAAGTAACCGAGTTTTTGATGTTAAGAGTACTTTCTCTAATAATAGAGGGATTTGTACAATGACAGTTTTTTGTACTAACACAATTACTATGTTCTTAAAAgggcccttcccttcccccacatcTTTCGTTAGTTGAAAAACACTTTGTAGCAATAGTAGTAGAAGGGAAGAACAAAAGTGTAAGTACTGTTAATTTAGTGAGATGGATGTGGGATTTTTAAGACCTCACTTTTTTCagttgaggtgaaattcacatagcaaaattaacttttaaaatgtacagttcagtggcgttTAATACAgattgttgtgcaactatcacgtATCTAgttgcaaaacattttcatccATAGTAAGCCCCTTATCCTTTAAGCGGTCCCTTCCCAtatcctctccccagcccttggcaaccactaatctgctttcagtgtctgcaaattaaaactacagatGTTATTAACCATGTTACAGAAATGGTGTAGATCTTTATTTCCCGGAGACTCTCCAAAACCTCCAATGTTCCTCAGAGTGTTAATAGATATGCCACAATGTTTAATGTTGTCATAACATTTAAGTGAGCCTTAATCTACAAATGTGCATTATGTATCAAACTGTTTGACCATTATCTTTGTGAAGCATCTCCTGCAAAACAGGAATGAGGAGATAATAGTGGGTTATCTCACCCAGGACAGAGTACTGAACCTAGAAAAGTTCAGTAGGCTTTGTGGATAAATCTACCATTGAGCGTGCAGTAGATCCAGAGACCACTTTTTGGTGCATCCTTGAATTTTATAGTCTTAGATGGGATGATATTCCCAATTGGCCAGACGAGGTCAGACCTGATAATTGGCTTCCTAGTTAATTATCCAGGATGGGGGTTTGTTTCATTTAATGCATGTGGGTAAGTCATGGCATCATTATGCTTAAGAATTGTTGAGGTCAAGTTCCTCAGAGAGGGACTGTTTTAAGTATGCCTGgcactttttttcatttagattgCTTCTGTCTTTGTGATACCTCCTCAGAGATGTCTTCAATAACTGCCTTTTAAACACTTCCAATCCTAACCTCTTATTTTTCAGacttgaaatgattttatttttcccattttatctaGAACAGTGCTTCACATTAGTGTTGTGTGatttatataatgtgtatataaaatat
The sequence above is a segment of the Camelus ferus isolate YT-003-E chromosome 3, BCGSAC_Cfer_1.0, whole genome shotgun sequence genome. Coding sequences within it:
- the G3BP1 gene encoding ras GTPase-activating protein-binding protein 1 yields the protein MVMEKPSPLLVGREFVRQYYTLLNQAPDMLHRFYGKNSSYVHGGLDSNGKPADAVYGQKEIHRKVMSQNFTNCHTKIRHVDAHATLNDGVVVQVMGLLSNNNQALRRFMQTFVLAPEGSVANKFYVHNDIFRYQDEVFGGFVTEPQEESEEEVEEPEERQQTPEVVPDDSGTFYDQTVSNDLEEHLEEPVAEPEPDPEPEPEQEPVSEVQEEKSEPVLEESPPEEAQKSSSPAPADAAQTVQEDLRTFSWASVTSKNLPPSGAVPVTGIPPHVVKVPASQPRPESKPESQIPPQRPQRDQRVREQRINVPPQRGPRPVREAGEQGDAEPRRIVRHPDSHQLFIGNLPHEVDKSELKDFFQNYGNVVELRINSGGKLPNFGFVVFDDSEPVQKVLSNRPIMFRGEVRLNVEEKKTRAAREGDRRDNRLRGPGGPRGGLGGGMRGPPRGGMVQKPGFGVGRGLAPRQ